The genomic interval cccgttacgcgtcacgcaggacgacacggctcaccttgtaacagagacaagcaagaactacgaacgcttctagcggcactccacaggcaatactaaaacctgcccacgacgtaccgccctcacaagttgtgctccaggtttatcccgccctctccaaaacaaaacaattccggcacgcggctcaagtccgtctaacgctcagcgccgcgatcgggacgctcggccacacgggcggcttcacggcgctcgcgccccttgcacgctaaagccaccgcagcttccgctgtaggttttggcgttcgagtgcacagtcagagccgaggcctatccgagaatcaaaccgaactgcgggacgcctcaccgctacgtacggggccggctctacaccgcgacggagcgccggaacaaccgacaccaaaagctggccgcacgagcaaccaccgcacgcctgtaaggcgctcgcaagcccgtgcgcgctatcctgcctaaattccgtaccgcgacttacggacgccccgcgagcgcgtgcccggtcccggctcccagcgcagaaagacccctcgccagaggtcctcgtccgtccccgccgcgacgcgaccgagacgaggagtctctccagagaaacccccggggcgcgccgacagagccctcgactccgcgggccccgcggccgcacagagcgggtcctccggccgcctcgccggctgaaacggggaagggaacgggacggcagagtcagcagcgctgctaagCCGCATTCTCGACTTCcatttgatgaggttagttgtaatcgtttagtttttcgctgacaacacgtctcttaattattagttaaatacaaactaagctctcagctcctaaacaacgtgttacttaaccttccgtctccctcttgtcgtgcagaaggagctaaaaggtgaaaaacgtcccctcaccgcgcaggcggtcagaaagcatttccctcacgtcaaccggttcctgagggccgcatcttgtagaacttcaccgcagcgtacgctgactcggcagcttctcttcaaaagcgggaagagaaaacagggacaggcacctgaaaaaacaaggcagagaacagagcagctgggaacaccgtgtcattcgcacgtgcacgtcccacaagcccccgagcgtgggggggctccccgaggaaaacaaagcgggggcagcgccccaaacagccgcagccccggcccgcaggccggcagccgccccccggcacggcaacgcttccggccgacccgagaagggagccgttcgtgccggccggtatcgacaccccccttttccaggcagctcggagaactccctttgccagcgtcgtcctggtacgtttccctcgtccggctgctcttgtctgtaccccgcgtgcaccatcaagatggttttctaggcacgtttcccattgcctcgttcgcacagagcttctaaattcgctcttacctgttcgtccgatctcgacagagcgcgtcagctcctcgcgccgcgacgcgccgctgctctcccgtcgccggtgacggctcctttggaccctaattctgatcgggctataaATCTCCTactaattgcttatcctctttgttacagttccctgacgttggctggaggacacggccacctgggctcagagacgcggcttccgtaccaGTCTCTGTCCTTtcggtggctggttttacagcggcgcctgccaatttattgccagttttctgagcagcgtttcccttctgaggcccgttgcaacgcgtgacggcaactctcctagcaacagcacagcttccagcaaccggagcatcacgtttaatctgcctcccttgtgccgttaatacactttattcttttcaaacggcttcaagggcccgcacccttcaagaaacctgcttagaatcagtgcagccactaatcttcttctctttgcgtaactctacagctcacgcgagagcaattgcttcagctttctgggcagaagtccctggaggtaaagctttagcttcccttacctgctgggcggtcggcaccgcacgcccggcttcacgtacccctcgctttacgcaaagctgctcccaccgctgacccgggaggcttcggcatcctccagcggccggtcccttcaatccgcttctgctgttgccgagcaaccgcgggccaccgactgccagacggatccactgaggaaagaagccgcgccgacaacgttagcaggagcaatatttacatcgttaaacgtttaaggaggcaccgagggagggatgtcgttttcacacaaatggggacctgacccccgtcgggggggacggacaccggcacgcacagacccgaccgcgaacccccgcggctcgatcggcgtctctgccccccccccttgccgtgcgctgcagtacccgggtttcgccacagggcggcagcaccgaggcgcgccgcggcaccgcgttggggcggccgggtgcagtaccgcgctttgcccgcaggacggcgccactgagacccgccgcggcagccccgggcgagcggtcgtgccgcgtttggcgggaatcccgccaaaaaaaacccaaaaaacaaacgcgaccaaacaaaaaagcgcacagagagagccgcggcgcgagagccgcgcccgcaggacacggaacccgccggggctcgccccgagctcccgccggagcggcgccccgctcgccacgccacccagcccgcccgcaaccgcgccttagctctgcttgtaaccgtccccgcgaccgacgggggctgcgccgctcccggaggggctgccgcaccgggcacgggcgctgcgccggagggagacgcggctccggaccgcacgcctcccagcagcttcgccagcgcggccgtaagggcggcgggggggggggggaaccggaaccgaacgccaccgcgccgcgccgcgccgccccctcccgctccccccgttccaacggcacggtcaccctcgccgctgccgcactcacctgccgcctctttcgccgctccgttcccctcgcgctcccccgccgtcccgccgggctccgcgggcaccgacagccgccgcgccccggacacgcgcgcagcgggaggtccccggctgtcgcctccttcccctccgccctcctgccgcctccggggaacctcacgaagggcggccctgagccgcccgcctcccgatgcccgggcgccggccgcagcgagcgctccgcagccgccccgacccccgttcccgttcgctcccggtctcccccccccggccccggccccgagACACCGtggacctatcagcgctcgcggtttgggcatgcgcactagggagactgcagcacccgccccttgccgcatcccggttggctccccgggacacgtcaatcatctccctctccgcctatcagcgctcgcgactggggcatgcgcagtagggacaccgcaacgcccgcctcttccgcaccatcattggctgcgggcggcacgcagtacccagccctcgacgcccgcccctccggcaatctgataggcagacagcatgaatttgcctgtcagctgaagcttcatattagctgccttttcctggagaaccagacacatacatgttttgataaacattgcaatggaatgcttacttgttgataaggacagattcacatcttgcaagaggagcaacaagaaacaggtgaccaacaaactgaccaaccgtgtataatatccccttcacatgaatacttcatatagaagtggcagatcatgaggatcttgtcctctttgccccttttcgtcccttctgcttatggtgacattaggagaggaccttgctagtcgtccctgcaaactgaggcctgctgagagactgaatccagctccggttggctgcagagtccagtccaggacttcaggtgctggctctgcagttgctgagactttcaggattggttttgtattattttctctactcttaatatagcattagtaaaacattgccagtttttccaactctcttctctgtgtccttctttccctccggatcgcctgtcctgagtgggaaggggggagagggaggggcaaaagggggaagtgggggggagacggggttaacaatacCTCTGCGACACGGCGGCCgtgggcaccccggggcggggcacgaagctgctgcgtccccccagttctggatcccctgacccagagcaaagcgcaaagcgctcccctcctccagctgccgacagccagcccggcttcttgcacagccccctggttcccccctcaccccgtccccccagttagtcCCAGGGGTgtttctgaagcccatggacacctcagccccacccgggggcaggatgggcctctgctggctctgccctggtgcccactggtttgctccccgtgcTCCTTCTGGGGGGGCCTGGATACCAactggatccacctgggcacccccaaagcgcctttttagcacttatttttctcctgaaaaagcaaacacagcggggctttctgccatcctgccccagggactcCTCTCAGACCACACCGGTGCTTGGTTTcccatcgccatttattgcagccgctgcctgctcagtgcccggggcggtgggaccggggccgggaccccgtcctgcccggctgtcagggggttGGTTCACGGCGGGGGGGCGggatgggcggcagcagctgcggTGCCAGGGTGAAGCGTCTGGGAGACGAGACTGGTAGGTGCTGCAGCACGGCTGATCTCAGCGAGGAGCgggtgcctgggggcgaggggcagggtcagccacagacacccaccaacagggtcctgcccccaccctgaagcacacaggctcttgtcccacactgcccagcaccaccccccatgtgcccccagctccctccagctccaccacgaggaccggctgccccagcagccagtgctgcccccacagcccagcccagagcccagacccccctcccaccccgcccagctgtgggcacagacccgtccccccagacagcggggtgtcctctgccccccggtgccctgacagggccatacttgGCCGGTTCCTGGAGGTCGGGGTGTCTGGGGTGGCCCTTGGCATTGTGGGCAGCTCagagccccccatcatggagagctgctcgtcctgctggttcccatcagtgccgtcctggcccgacagctgcatcgcgtccttctgggaaggggagagcgtgtgacccaaacacggggccccgttccgcatcccccagcaaccctcccccagccagctctccccggggaaactgaggcacggatggatccccccgcaggctcagatccccctccccacctctgtcatccctaccttgttggggctGCGGGCACTGGGTTTGGatggccgtggggtgctgggcggtttgggctggaagcgcgggggcgtgacggtgtgtgggcccccgcagctccgcggaacagtggggtatctacactcgcccgtccgctccctgtgggacaggacatgggggtgctcagtgcccggcaggtggcaccccgtgtgtcactcgacgccaggaggggtcggggggtgctcCATGTTCAgggggcagttactcacggtccaggtgccagcatgttgaggggccggtcgcaggacaggcaatggaaaccgggcagcagctgcctggaggggggagaaaagggctggggagctcctggggggcacagccccacctgcacacctgCCACAAAAcgcctctgcacccaccccccaagactggttgAGGAGGGCTCCTCCCGCACGTGccccctcattgtgccgcctctatcgctgcgaagctgcagctggcaggagcacaaggcacagccacttgctcagcatccccaggggcgctgcccacgtggctcccacgccaggtaccacaccggcacgagccgggacagccagcaggaacagggccagcactgccaaagccaccactgtccccatcgcactcacttcctaatcccagcggcatcgtcacgctctgcctgcagcgccttctcctggagctgcccgctgaggctcttccaccgctcctcctgctgctgccggaacgcccccagctcccggcggtccagctgtggacgggtgacaccctcagccagctaccccagcATGGGACATGGCGGTTCCctggggcacagccgggaggggggaccctcgcaagaatgctgccttaggctgccaggcccccaaggtgccagtgctgcgtggaggggacgagccctcaccttgcagtccatctgtctctgcagctctcgCTGGAACTGGTGCCAGCCcttctcctggcccgtcaccTGGCTCGTCACCTCGtccatcatcttggtcagccgctcctcgcacgcctcaagctggctgcgactgactttgtcagccagggcggctttgtctgctttctagcaacggggaaaggcaggagagcggaGGGGACAGGATGCAGGGACAACGGGAGAGGGAGAAGTGGCTAcgtggtcctgttcaccccatcacccccgtggcgttggtcccaccagccgaagggactcggggccacagagggacctggcaagggaccCGCAGCCGGGctagaaatcctccctccccctggctggttctgccagccagcacccaagggacaaggggtgtttgtcaccctgcctGGGACACCCTTGGCTGGCACCAGGGCCCCTCgagcccgtacctcatcgattcccagcaccagcatctcctccttgtctgcttgcttcttctccagcctccccagggcctgggacagagccttccaaggcagacagcagcccgtgatgccacggcagggtcggagctgcccccggccagccgagcaccccctgcctccccaccccatcagaaacctccaggaaaggcatggggaagctgtgcagggctgcgagcagggtggcagggggacagaccccttggggtcccagcctgggctctcctGCGGGttacagccacccaccttgatGTCATTCTGCTTCTGCTGACGATCCTGCTGGAGGTTTGCAAGGGCCGAGCTCAACTTCTCATAGTCCTTTTGTAGCTGCATgatgctggcctggaggcacttgagttgctcgtcctgctgcagggactaagaggacaaggcggtgctgagcaagggggtggctgccccgcggggacagacccagggtattttggctggtggccacgggccctcagtgcaagcaggacatttgctccaaggctttagttcccttccgtgctgctgactctcacaagccaattaggggggcagcgaggggctcccccaTGTTGAAATGTCTgaggggtcctggcagctcaagccccctacaccgcatctccttacctgtctcctccacttcgGATGACTCTCCACCTTGCTGCCCGCCTTCTGGaccagggactccacctgctcctcgagcttctcgcagcgctgaaggagcttccccagcagcaccctggtgtccgggctgcagacGTGGCACCCTGCGTGttcgtgtcccccgctctgcgCCGTCGTCCTCGGCTcgtccacctgctggcaggggaggaggaatcagctctgagccgggctggatgccgcccacaagcccaggtgccgtggaggctccatggccccgtccagccaggggacgtggccgggaccccgccaggaccccccccgagccagcgggggctgggagcgctgcccccgggcctcacctctgcctgcagctgctgcgctgtctccatcaccaacttattcacgtacttggccgcaaactgctccagctcggcctgggttggctcctgctgcttccccagctccttgcgctctgccttgaccttctgtcccttgggcctggaCAGCGAgacaggggcaggggcaggcttagccttcgtgggggtgtccctcggcccccaaactgggatgttcccagaccccaggctccctcacagccctgcaggtaggaaaccctctcccatccttttaccgtGGCTGTTGGGTCATCTGGCCACTGCCGTCTGCTTTCCTACCGGCTCCAGAccccctcgtctttctgggagcatcctccaccttgctgatctgggaacggcagtggggggggtgagggcacagccccctgtgtcatttTGGCACGGGGAGCCTtcagctgccccctccctgcccaaactgctgtccccacagcccctcgggaactgctgccggctcaccttctccttctccccgtggagggccctggccatgtcctgcaggaaggacacctggcacctgaggtcggccaggatgctggtgatgctctgccggcctagagggacatggtgcaaggggatgtgctgtcggTGAGGGGGTCTCACCCGTGGGGCCAGgctctgagcatgacgagcccctgacccagggtgtccccacaccAAACAACCCCGCCAGCCCccccgtgctctcacctccctttggGAAGAGCCGGCGCACGTCCTCAAGatctgtgctttctgcttttgtagatttaagctgctccacctgtTCCTTCAGACCAGCGCAGAGctggccgagctgcccaacctgtGACAGcacctcccgcatctccgactcgtagcttgaggtgctggtggagccccagggcttggccggctcttgggcatcccctgggatggtggctttggagctggaggacccaggctgcaccccaggggtggtggtgtggatcccaggggatcctgcctgcatccccgcggtgctggcctgggcatcaggggcccctggttgtgtccccagggaggtgctggcctgggtgcccggggatcctggctgcatccccggggtggtggcgTTGGCACCAATAGACCTCTTGTGAATggagggagcgcctgacaacttcacaggggtcgctggttgCCCCTGTATCCCTGCTTgcatccccggggagccagaccctgcagtccccttgccggtctccatcccaggctgtgtcccacgtccctttggctccagtgctgagctcctcctggcctggctgtccatggccacctgggtgggctcagcgggggcagactggcccccaccaccctcctgggaagaagaggcaaaaggcagcaggtttactggcagctgggcagcctagaggacagaccccagaaccccccgccatgtccccagtccccgtccccaaaccaccatcttGCATGGCCAGACTCGTGTTGAAAACgagagcccaaatgcaaagTGATCACGGGGTCAGCCCGGCCATGGAACCAGAGGGATGGGATCCCCAGGGATGGAacccccagcatcactgcccagcaccccagcccacaggctgtgccctgaggcaggagggctggtgtccccgagggagcgggggacgcagccgcctcctgtccctgcgcagcccggcagcgtcccggggcttcccctggagctgggcgaggagagggacacccgctcagatgtgggagcgggatttaaagagtatccccGAGTGAACTGGGGCACGAGGCAGAGGGAcactgggcagggctgtgcctggggaccGCGGCTGAATTGCATGGGCAGAACTTTatctcccctcctgcccctcccacggttctgttttgagggctctctagttcaaaagtgccttagcaactcctgggacacccttcccatcttccctcctgctgcccttcacgctggtgacaccgatggccgtggggcaggggcacagtgtgacagggcagcaggagtggggagggacgagggcccagctccctcccggggcaccaggggatgctcaccaggccaagcgtctcctggatctcctggatgtcctccgccaggccggaatgcgcctcctgcagggcatgcatgtcctctgccaggccgacatgTGCCTCCTTCACCTCCTGGATGTCCTGTTCCAGGccagaatgcgcctcctgcatgGCCTCCTTCATCTCCCGCACGTCCTGTTCCAGGCTGGActgcgcctccttaaacttgctgatctcctcccacaggtcctggagcgaagcccttttctgggagagcgggtggggggtgagcccaggggagggtccctggggacctgggccccgctgtgctctgctgcgggagctcgggcttaacccagcccttgggctgagggcggcacgacggcagcgcggagcccggaggagggggcgtctcgtgggggagcacccagggaccagcaagagcatctaccttggggacatctctcttctcctcttccgtTGTTTTTGGCATGGCCTCCTTGGCCACGGAGGAGACCTTggagttgctcccggtcccctccagcgtgtccttctcatccagctgctgctttggtttccagaggtgctgccctgtgcccagggctccgtcctcctccttctcctggccaggctgggccTTGCTGTCCTGATCCTTTGCCAGGCcaggggtcgg from Columba livia isolate bColLiv1 breed racing homer chromosome 5, bColLiv1.pat.W.v2, whole genome shotgun sequence carries:
- the LOC135579493 gene encoding uncharacterized protein LOC135579493 isoform X2, which translates into the protein MATRGLLEMLNAAMGTPHLGVVDLVALHKLLEAIIGQLGQQELSVLEPEQSPTPGLAKDQDSKAQPGQEKEEDGALGTGQHLWKPKQQLDEKDTLEGTGSNSKVSSVAKEAMPKTTEEEKRDVPKKRASLQDLWEEISKFKEAQSSLEQDVREMKEAMQEAHSGLEQDIQEVKEAHVGLAEDMHALQEAHSGLAEDIQEIQETLGLEGGGGQSAPAEPTQVAMDSQARRSSALEPKGRGTQPGMETGKGTAGSGSPGMQAGIQGQPATPVKLSGAPSIHKRSIGANATTPGMQPGSPGTQASTSLGTQPGAPDAQASTAGMQAGSPGIHTTTPGVQPGSSSSKATIPGDAQEPAKPWGSTSTSSYESEMREVLSQVGQLGQLCAGLKEQVEQLKSTKAESTDLEDVRRLFPKGGRQSITSILADLRCQVSFLQDMARALHGEKEKISKVEDAPRKTRGSGAGRKADGSGQMTQQPRPKGQKVKAERKELGKQQEPTQAELEQFAAKYVNKLVMETAQQLQAEVDEPRTTAQSGGHEHAGCHVCSPDTRVLLGKLLQRCEKLEEQVESLVQKAGSKVESHPKWRRQSLQQDEQLKCLQASIMQLQKDYEKLSSALANLQQDRQQKQNDIKALSQALGRLEKKQADKEEMLVLGIDEKADKAALADKVSRSQLEACEERLTKMMDEVTSQVTGQEKGWHQFQRELQRQMDCKLDRRELGAFRQQQEERWKSLSGQLQEKALQAERDDAAGIRKQLLPGFHCLSCDRPLNMLAPGPERTGECRYPTVPRSCGGPHTVTPPRFQPKPPSTPRPSKPSARSPNKKDAMQLSGQDGTDGNQQDEQLSMMGGSELPTMPRATPDTPTSRNRPSTRSSLRSAVLQHLPVSSPRRFTLAPQLLPPIPPPRREPTP